The following coding sequences lie in one Pontibacter sp. G13 genomic window:
- a CDS encoding tetratricopeptide repeat protein, with protein sequence MDVRKIPHLTLQFFLSSYQKSTRLLFLLGMVVLLGMTFSSWLGFEQPYKGIMEIKPVTQYNQEDIQISTIENQYRTFPLSMEAYKPWTRYSATPMERPVIPQIAAWIGILFGMALMLAAGTHSQSYWMYISWGIFAALMYFTHFGSYLVDSTIGAYLIDLVAVLVPIGFAFLLQSQRIKMSMIWQFVCFFGWLLVLQAVCGWQGDPVLNVMEAFNRSYHLGFVVCIISLLFIAKEPTNLVIWGTTNHRDIKTRLIAPGILVILGLLMILEIFWVGEFMDIGIFEEISVGIRPYHLIVLGLIFTVFTSQNQFNQAKHIFQSNVSYTFTILALAIWTSCFLMAHLNGGDVVFIYLIERLAAIAFFAIGAAHIFFIISNHWPLLKNRINLYYIMGYGRKVSFMIVWLVGLCAWVFAEGLDGWKTIYLLQHTYYCNQADAAEYAGNRELAISQYSNAKLFSPFSPKANYHLATYSLTNDDRGKQAIREYQFADSVFSFPPAAINAANLIEATKNQEASKRYLERSIQKNPHSSELMASLGTWYALYGEPDHAVENYRQALLLDDKLTGGYVNLSRVYLENGKLDEAQEFLKLGLESAPNSRSLETYRRFAQLAYDWELPEPQGVWEGPMEGPEKYNEELYKIKTGQFNALETQELLKVQPTLSVMLLDAYRQFQQDSLLLAKSRIDYLISTSDEAKREAGNLLGLLYAKRGVPEMAQYYFEQQAEGGDPYGSLYAAWMLLDQRKLDTASVRLTMLRGEQESLFEECSKELSMLLLAYHEPVFAMMEYDPAKLTLDDRMRVGIYADSLGQFSHALEAFREVIALDSSTASPYVEMSRIYNRYGDPMATSNAQYGLERFPDDVNLKLELAQSFLAQGKSASFDSLIQEIPESTEKKFIVAQAALAKGDTSQAILNWTQTREADPLAFGAIKELMEILVARKEWDIANALIGQAVELNTQDSELWFYYALVSKAWGMKEDAGYGALKAIELNTDPQEKQEIEDTFYDEIQSVLNQ encoded by the coding sequence ATGGATGTCCGAAAAATCCCCCATCTTACCCTCCAATTTTTTCTGAGCTCATATCAGAAATCTACAAGACTCCTGTTCCTCCTTGGGATGGTGGTTTTGTTGGGGATGACCTTTTCCTCTTGGCTTGGGTTTGAACAGCCCTACAAGGGAATTATGGAGATAAAACCGGTCACGCAATACAATCAAGAGGATATCCAAATCTCCACCATAGAAAACCAGTATCGGACTTTTCCCCTTTCAATGGAAGCTTACAAGCCGTGGACGAGATATTCTGCTACGCCCATGGAGCGTCCAGTGATTCCGCAAATAGCTGCTTGGATTGGGATCTTATTTGGAATGGCGTTGATGCTAGCAGCTGGCACCCATAGCCAATCATATTGGATGTATATCAGTTGGGGCATTTTTGCTGCCTTGATGTACTTCACACATTTCGGTAGCTACTTGGTAGACTCCACAATTGGGGCATATCTGATTGATTTAGTAGCGGTTTTGGTGCCAATTGGATTTGCATTCCTTCTCCAATCGCAGAGAATCAAGATGAGCATGATCTGGCAGTTCGTCTGTTTCTTCGGATGGCTCCTAGTGTTACAGGCTGTATGTGGATGGCAAGGGGACCCTGTTCTGAATGTCATGGAAGCCTTTAACCGGAGCTACCATTTGGGGTTTGTGGTATGTATCATCTCCTTACTTTTCATTGCCAAAGAACCTACCAACTTGGTGATCTGGGGAACCACCAATCATAGGGATATCAAAACCCGTTTGATTGCACCGGGCATTTTGGTGATCCTTGGATTGCTCATGATACTGGAGATCTTCTGGGTAGGAGAATTCATGGATATCGGCATATTCGAGGAGATCAGTGTTGGAATTAGACCCTATCATTTGATTGTGTTGGGCCTAATTTTTACGGTATTCACCAGCCAAAATCAGTTCAACCAAGCCAAGCATATTTTTCAGAGCAATGTCAGCTATACCTTTACAATCTTGGCATTGGCTATCTGGACCTCCTGTTTTTTGATGGCGCATCTCAATGGAGGGGATGTAGTATTCATATACCTCATTGAGCGACTTGCAGCGATTGCCTTCTTCGCTATTGGCGCTGCTCACATTTTCTTCATCATCTCCAACCATTGGCCTTTGCTCAAGAATCGGATCAATCTCTATTATATCATGGGGTACGGCCGAAAAGTGAGTTTCATGATTGTGTGGCTCGTTGGGCTTTGTGCATGGGTATTTGCAGAAGGACTGGATGGTTGGAAAACGATTTACCTGCTCCAGCATACCTACTATTGCAACCAAGCGGATGCTGCCGAATATGCTGGAAATAGAGAGCTTGCCATCAGTCAATATTCAAACGCTAAGCTTTTTTCTCCCTTTAGTCCAAAGGCAAATTATCATTTGGCCACTTACTCATTGACCAATGATGATCGTGGCAAACAGGCCATTCGGGAGTACCAATTCGCGGATTCTGTCTTTTCCTTTCCTCCAGCTGCTATCAATGCCGCTAATTTGATTGAGGCAACGAAAAATCAGGAAGCCTCGAAGCGATACTTAGAACGCTCGATTCAAAAAAATCCCCATTCTAGCGAACTCATGGCTTCGCTTGGAACTTGGTACGCCTTGTATGGTGAACCCGATCATGCGGTAGAAAATTACAGACAGGCTTTGTTACTGGATGACAAGTTGACGGGTGGGTATGTAAATCTATCTAGAGTTTACCTTGAAAACGGAAAGCTAGATGAAGCTCAAGAATTTCTGAAGCTTGGACTGGAATCTGCGCCCAATTCTCGGAGTTTGGAGACCTATCGCCGATTTGCCCAACTTGCGTACGATTGGGAGTTGCCCGAGCCTCAGGGAGTTTGGGAAGGTCCAATGGAAGGTCCTGAAAAGTATAATGAGGAATTGTACAAGATCAAGACAGGTCAATTTAATGCGCTGGAAACTCAGGAGCTTTTGAAGGTGCAGCCTACCCTGTCCGTCATGTTATTGGATGCTTATCGGCAGTTTCAACAAGACTCTCTCCTGTTAGCAAAGAGTCGAATCGATTATTTGATTTCGACTTCTGATGAGGCAAAAAGGGAAGCCGGAAATCTCTTGGGACTTCTATATGCAAAGCGAGGAGTGCCCGAAATGGCGCAGTATTATTTTGAGCAGCAGGCAGAAGGGGGAGATCCCTATGGCAGCCTTTATGCTGCTTGGATGCTACTCGATCAAAGAAAGCTTGACACAGCTTCCGTAAGGTTGACCATGCTGCGAGGCGAGCAGGAATCGCTTTTTGAAGAATGCTCAAAGGAATTATCCATGCTCCTACTGGCATATCACGAGCCTGTTTTCGCGATGATGGAATACGATCCCGCCAAATTGACCTTGGATGATCGGATGCGAGTCGGAATCTATGCGGACAGCCTCGGGCAATTCTCGCATGCACTTGAGGCGTTCCGAGAAGTGATTGCCTTGGATTCCTCTACTGCATCCCCTTATGTGGAAATGTCTCGGATTTACAACCGATATGGTGATCCTATGGCGACTTCTAATGCGCAATATGGCTTGGAGCGTTTCCCTGACGATGTGAATCTAAAGCTGGAATTGGCTCAGAGTTTCCTTGCTCAAGGAAAGTCAGCGTCCTTCGATTCTCTTATTCAAGAGATCCCAGAAAGTACTGAAAAGAAATTTATCGTAGCCCAGGCAGCTTTGGCGAAAGGGGACACTTCCCAAGCCATTTTGAATTGGACCCAAACCAGAGAAGCTGATCCATTGGCATTTGGGGCAATTAAGGAGTTGATGGAAATCTTAGTTGCCCGAAAAGAATGGGATATCGCCAATGCGCTGATTGGGCAAGCGGTAGAGCTGAACACGCAAGATTCGGAACTATGGTTTTATTATGCGTTGGTCTCCAAGGCTTGGGGAATGAAAGAAGATGCTGGGTATGGAGCCTTGAAGGCAATTGAATTGAATACGGATCCTCAGGAGAAACAAGAAATTGAAGACACATTTTATGACGAAATACAAAGTGTGTTGAACCAATAG
- the gatC gene encoding Asp-tRNA(Asn)/Glu-tRNA(Gln) amidotransferase subunit GatC, whose product MQITPELIQQLGSLSRLSFSKEEESRLVEDLQQMLNFVDKLSEVETAEIEPLMHVSAGFNTFRKDEPTESIDREEMLKRAPGADEEFFRVPKVIKRS is encoded by the coding sequence ATGCAAATTACTCCAGAACTGATTCAACAATTGGGTTCCCTGAGTCGACTCTCCTTTTCAAAGGAAGAAGAAAGTCGACTGGTGGAAGACCTTCAGCAAATGCTGAATTTTGTAGACAAATTATCTGAGGTTGAAACTGCGGAAATTGAGCCATTAATGCATGTTTCAGCTGGGTTCAATACCTTTCGAAAGGATGAGCCCACAGAAAGCATTGATCGTGAAGAAATGCTCAAAAGAGCTCCTGGAGCTGATGAGGAATTCTTCCGTGTGCCGAAAGTCATCAAACGATCATAA
- a CDS encoding GNAT family N-acetyltransferase, with amino-acid sequence MKFKSLATFSFLQIHQCVNAAFEDYMISIKQSPSEFRQRMIRDGVNKGLSVGMFEENKLVGLTLMGIDEWNGKWTAYDAATGIVPQARGNSGTRKMFENLLPRLLKQGIEQCLLEVIIGNDVALHVYKSIGFRIQRTLHCYRGNVSNTSPQNGEYAFAQWPNPSLQALVQWADCQPAWGASPRAIFRTFGDYEWLGMKFQGDWVALAVWIPASGRIVNISVDPQYRRRGMGTALLAEMQRRCAVSLVIINVDDSHLPINLFFEAMGMSRFLSQYEMKLDLIGSGDQ; translated from the coding sequence ATGAAATTTAAATCTCTCGCTACGTTTTCTTTTCTGCAAATTCACCAGTGCGTGAACGCTGCGTTTGAGGACTATATGATTTCCATTAAACAAAGTCCGTCAGAATTTCGGCAAAGGATGATTCGAGATGGGGTCAATAAAGGCCTTAGCGTGGGCATGTTTGAGGAAAACAAACTGGTGGGATTGACCCTGATGGGTATCGATGAATGGAATGGAAAATGGACGGCTTATGATGCCGCTACTGGAATTGTACCGCAAGCTAGGGGCAATTCTGGAACTCGGAAAATGTTTGAAAACCTATTACCTCGATTGTTGAAACAAGGCATTGAACAGTGTCTGCTGGAGGTGATCATAGGTAATGACGTTGCATTGCACGTGTATAAATCTATCGGCTTTCGTATTCAACGAACTTTGCATTGCTACCGAGGAAATGTCTCCAATACTTCTCCACAAAACGGGGAATATGCATTTGCCCAATGGCCTAATCCTTCCCTCCAAGCACTTGTCCAATGGGCGGATTGCCAGCCAGCTTGGGGAGCAAGTCCACGTGCTATCTTCCGTACATTTGGTGATTATGAATGGTTGGGGATGAAATTTCAAGGCGACTGGGTGGCCCTGGCCGTTTGGATTCCAGCCAGTGGAAGAATTGTGAATATTTCGGTGGACCCCCAATACCGGAGACGAGGAATGGGAACTGCACTTCTAGCAGAAATGCAGCGTAGGTGCGCGGTTTCATTGGTGATTATCAACGTAGATGATTCCCACCTACCTATCAATCTTTTCTTCGAAGCGATGGGAATGAGTAGGTTCCTGAGTCAGTATGAGATGAAGCTTGACCTAATTGGCAGCGGCGACCAATAG
- a CDS encoding PKD domain-containing protein, whose translation MMKRFGILIFFALLSASFHLAVATHIVGAELYYECVGTDANGNHIYDVELKLYRDCLNGDAQYDPFISLYVFEGATGNVHQTISVPVPALTPQIQPSDWGPCVAMIPQICVEEGIYATTLTLPPIPGGYNIAWSRCCRNGAISNLIQPLNQGISFLARIPGSDEVTACNSMPTFDQVPSIFLCVNQPYSFNHSATDPDGDSLAYALTDPYTGTNFQGLGTGNPQFGGNDPQINPTTNPMGPPPYNNVNFAPGYNFLDPYGSGNFTMDPMTGFLTVTPTQTGIFVYSISVFEYRNGVLLSENRRDFQIHVINCLPQSAPAAITHDLTGNNFLGDTIFVEAGQPFCYDVQITDPDVAGNLIPYTVSAQFGNGPTLPPLATFNFTGINPIDGTICWEPGCVYDGQLVPLVVGAFNDGDCENVSNVFDTVWIKVTVPPNQPPVITPDLSGLNVSNDTIFISATDTLCVPFIATDPNLGDSLGVNPISAIFNDPNNPASISITSVTDNPISGEICWTPTCDDEGAIIPFTVGATDYSLCNVTIGAAATMYVVVEVPPNDPPSVTTDLSGNIFSNDTLFVTALEPFCFDFTATDPDVDDVLTFFSGGGIFAGPNPPVVTTNGTNPLTGTICWTPSCVYSGQTLTVPIGVADQGVCSNIGQGFDTIYIVVNEPPNVPPVLTTQLNGTNFSNDTVFVNALDNMCFSFSALDGNTGDTLSMTALSPIFTNPDGPSFTWTGVNPVGGQICWEPDCQFAGQVFPLIYEVSDNGACGNILSDRDTIWVQVDLPPNTPPTINHIFGGLNTSGDTIFANAQEQFCYNLTFADANATDTLTAYSVSPIFNDPDGPTFTWLGTNPLQGQVCWTPSCDAEGQVFEFVIGVDDDGDCGNILSDLDTVIIKVNDPLSLPPVITHDLSGLATSGDTVFLEVGDSACYNFVIRDLTTENGVDYLYNFENVFGGNLGLVKLDVDQVGDSLVGTVCFFADCSNGGSYYRSIVTGIDKQTCPPFEQAFDTVYFKVNTEFMSYAGRDTFFCEGSGGVQLSSYPIGGESPYYYQWYCSNPGNCGFTNGNDNVANPVVNPTDTTTYFVQITDKNGCTSEIDDVQVNVKRLPVVDAGPDTGFCAGAPGVQLLCQVLNPIEAPGPYTYTWLPSEGLNNPNVNNPFASPDTTTIYTVIVGSANGCVSDNTTLDTLSTVTVSVKPIPSAHAGPDFDICLGEETQLLGFATDAGPTYEYAWTPSTGLNDSSLQTPFVSPDKSTTYFLVVWSRGCRSVADSATVIVHTLPTLDPTVNYEVCAGDSVQMEVLAGGDPLATFYDYQWLPNTGLNNAQISNPMAGPLASIDYEVFAVSNFGCVSDTATIPLTVNPTPVVEAGADTFLCRGEILQLNASHTVLGGATTQPVFYEWSPAVELSNAFISDPTTSATQTIVYTVSTASGSCVTEDQIKVDVFEPVVADAFADTSRACQGDSVQLFAMGGNGNATFTWIPSNGLNDPESEMPLAAPDVTTLYSVIISEGVCADTAQVELAINPGPISRVYASDQLGCAPFTVQFDENAENALAYIWDFGDGSEISNEARPLHVFDDPGTYQVNLTVVGQGGCTDASQPLTIEVIEQGEAYFLVGSDGETTPLLTNEEIRFLDQSTRAVKWFWDFGDGNLSNEQNPTHVYREPGSYAVSLTIEDAAGCLDTYVFAPLVVKSPEIFIPNVFSPNGDGIQDDYRVTYTGTNDFTLTIFDRWGKKVFGEVYSPTDTWNGKNGQGNDLPEGVYYYVVTVGEQFFRGDLTLLR comes from the coding sequence ATGATGAAGCGTTTCGGAATTCTGATTTTTTTTGCACTGCTGTCTGCAAGCTTTCACCTTGCTGTTGCTACCCATATTGTTGGAGCGGAGCTCTACTATGAATGTGTAGGTACAGATGCAAACGGCAATCATATCTATGATGTCGAACTGAAACTCTACCGAGATTGCCTCAATGGCGATGCTCAGTATGACCCTTTCATTTCGCTATATGTCTTCGAAGGTGCAACAGGCAACGTCCACCAGACAATCTCAGTCCCTGTTCCTGCACTTACTCCCCAAATTCAGCCTAGTGACTGGGGGCCTTGTGTCGCCATGATTCCTCAAATCTGTGTAGAGGAAGGAATTTATGCGACTACGCTCACCCTCCCTCCTATCCCTGGTGGTTACAACATTGCATGGTCTAGATGCTGTCGAAATGGAGCCATCTCGAATTTGATCCAACCTCTCAATCAAGGTATTTCCTTTCTGGCAAGAATTCCAGGTTCTGATGAAGTGACGGCCTGTAACTCCATGCCCACCTTTGATCAAGTTCCCTCTATTTTTCTTTGTGTCAATCAGCCTTATAGCTTCAACCACTCTGCTACCGATCCCGATGGTGATTCTCTCGCATACGCGCTGACTGATCCATATACCGGAACCAACTTTCAAGGATTGGGAACAGGCAACCCACAGTTTGGAGGAAATGATCCACAGATCAACCCCACGACTAATCCGATGGGCCCTCCTCCCTACAACAATGTCAACTTCGCTCCCGGATACAACTTTTTGGACCCGTATGGATCAGGCAATTTCACGATGGACCCCATGACTGGGTTTTTGACCGTGACGCCTACCCAAACGGGAATTTTTGTGTATTCCATTTCGGTATTCGAGTATCGAAATGGAGTTTTGCTGAGTGAAAACCGAAGAGATTTTCAGATCCATGTGATCAATTGTCTGCCGCAGTCTGCACCCGCAGCTATTACGCATGATTTGACGGGAAACAACTTTTTGGGCGATACCATCTTTGTAGAGGCGGGTCAGCCATTTTGCTACGATGTACAGATCACAGATCCAGACGTTGCAGGAAACCTGATCCCATACACGGTCAGTGCACAATTTGGGAATGGGCCCACGCTGCCCCCGCTCGCAACCTTCAACTTTACGGGAATCAATCCCATAGATGGTACGATCTGTTGGGAGCCGGGCTGTGTGTATGATGGGCAATTGGTTCCTCTTGTGGTAGGAGCTTTCAATGATGGAGACTGTGAAAACGTATCCAATGTGTTTGATACGGTTTGGATCAAAGTGACGGTTCCGCCAAACCAGCCTCCGGTCATTACCCCGGATCTTTCTGGATTAAATGTCTCGAACGATACGATCTTCATTTCTGCGACTGATACCCTTTGTGTTCCTTTCATCGCGACCGACCCTAACTTAGGAGACTCGCTGGGCGTCAATCCTATCTCTGCGATCTTCAATGATCCGAACAATCCCGCCAGCATTTCCATAACCTCGGTAACCGACAATCCTATATCAGGGGAAATCTGTTGGACGCCGACGTGTGATGATGAAGGAGCCATTATCCCATTCACAGTGGGAGCTACTGATTACTCATTGTGTAATGTGACGATTGGTGCTGCAGCTACCATGTATGTAGTGGTGGAGGTGCCGCCAAATGATCCTCCCTCCGTCACCACGGATCTTTCAGGGAATATATTCAGCAACGATACTTTATTCGTTACCGCACTTGAGCCATTTTGCTTCGATTTTACCGCGACTGATCCGGATGTCGATGATGTGCTTACCTTCTTCTCTGGAGGGGGAATTTTTGCAGGACCCAATCCACCTGTGGTCACGACCAATGGAACGAATCCACTTACAGGAACTATTTGTTGGACGCCTTCCTGTGTGTACAGTGGGCAGACATTGACAGTCCCAATCGGTGTGGCTGATCAAGGTGTTTGCTCAAACATAGGCCAAGGATTTGACACGATTTACATCGTGGTCAACGAGCCGCCCAATGTGCCCCCTGTACTGACTACTCAACTGAACGGAACGAATTTTTCCAACGATACGGTCTTTGTTAATGCGCTGGACAATATGTGTTTCTCCTTCTCCGCACTTGATGGAAATACTGGAGATACCCTGTCCATGACTGCTTTGAGTCCGATTTTTACTAATCCTGACGGGCCTTCTTTTACTTGGACGGGTGTCAATCCAGTGGGAGGACAGATCTGTTGGGAGCCTGACTGCCAATTTGCAGGTCAAGTCTTCCCGCTTATCTATGAAGTATCCGATAATGGTGCCTGTGGAAATATATTGAGTGATCGCGACACGATCTGGGTACAGGTGGATCTGCCACCCAATACCCCTCCAACCATCAATCATATTTTCGGTGGGTTGAACACAAGTGGAGATACCATCTTTGCAAATGCTCAGGAGCAATTCTGCTACAACCTCACGTTTGCCGATGCGAATGCCACGGATACTCTGACGGCATATTCAGTCAGCCCAATCTTCAATGATCCTGATGGCCCAACCTTTACTTGGTTGGGTACCAACCCACTTCAAGGCCAAGTCTGCTGGACGCCAAGTTGTGATGCGGAAGGTCAGGTTTTCGAGTTTGTAATTGGGGTTGATGACGATGGCGATTGCGGAAATATCCTGTCGGATTTGGATACGGTGATCATCAAGGTAAATGACCCTCTGAGTTTGCCTCCTGTCATCACGCATGATCTATCCGGGTTGGCGACATCAGGCGATACGGTGTTCTTGGAAGTGGGCGATAGTGCTTGTTACAATTTCGTGATTCGAGATTTGACCACTGAAAACGGGGTCGATTATCTCTACAATTTCGAAAATGTATTTGGTGGAAATCTGGGATTGGTCAAACTAGATGTTGATCAGGTTGGTGACTCGCTGGTAGGTACAGTCTGTTTCTTTGCAGATTGCTCCAATGGAGGTAGCTACTACAGGAGTATCGTTACGGGTATTGACAAGCAAACCTGTCCTCCCTTCGAGCAGGCTTTTGATACCGTTTACTTCAAGGTCAATACGGAGTTCATGTCCTATGCTGGACGTGATACTTTCTTCTGCGAAGGGTCTGGGGGAGTTCAGCTCAGTTCCTATCCAATCGGCGGGGAATCTCCATACTATTACCAATGGTATTGCTCCAATCCGGGTAATTGTGGCTTCACCAATGGAAACGATAACGTGGCTAACCCTGTGGTTAATCCAACCGATACCACCACGTATTTTGTCCAAATCACTGACAAGAACGGTTGTACGAGCGAGATCGACGATGTCCAGGTGAATGTAAAGCGTCTGCCAGTGGTAGATGCAGGGCCAGATACAGGGTTTTGTGCGGGAGCGCCTGGTGTTCAGCTTCTTTGTCAGGTGCTAAATCCAATTGAAGCGCCGGGGCCGTACACGTATACTTGGCTTCCGTCTGAGGGATTGAATAATCCCAATGTCAATAATCCATTTGCTTCGCCTGACACTACGACAATCTATACGGTGATTGTAGGTTCTGCCAATGGTTGTGTAAGTGATAACACTACGTTGGATACTTTAAGCACTGTAACTGTATCCGTCAAGCCTATTCCAAGCGCGCATGCAGGCCCGGATTTCGATATCTGTTTGGGTGAGGAAACCCAATTGCTGGGATTTGCGACAGACGCTGGTCCAACCTACGAATACGCCTGGACGCCTAGTACGGGCCTCAATGATTCCTCTTTACAGACTCCATTTGTATCTCCAGATAAATCTACCACCTACTTCTTGGTGGTTTGGTCGAGAGGATGTCGAAGTGTTGCGGACTCTGCTACTGTCATAGTCCATACGTTACCGACCCTTGATCCTACCGTGAATTATGAAGTGTGTGCGGGAGACTCCGTGCAGATGGAAGTTCTGGCAGGTGGAGATCCTTTGGCGACGTTCTATGATTACCAATGGCTTCCCAATACAGGCTTGAACAATGCACAGATCTCCAATCCAATGGCTGGACCGCTTGCTTCGATAGATTACGAAGTCTTTGCGGTTTCCAATTTTGGATGTGTGAGTGATACGGCCACAATTCCATTGACAGTCAATCCAACTCCCGTGGTGGAGGCGGGAGCTGATACATTCCTGTGTCGTGGAGAAATCCTGCAGTTGAATGCGAGCCATACCGTTCTGGGAGGTGCAACCACCCAGCCTGTATTTTATGAATGGTCCCCTGCGGTGGAGTTGTCCAACGCGTTCATTTCAGATCCTACCACCTCAGCTACACAGACGATCGTCTACACGGTCTCCACGGCTTCTGGCTCCTGTGTAACCGAAGACCAGATTAAAGTGGATGTCTTTGAGCCTGTGGTTGCTGACGCTTTCGCAGACACTAGCCGGGCTTGTCAGGGAGACAGTGTACAGTTATTTGCAATGGGCGGAAATGGAAATGCCACCTTCACATGGATTCCTTCGAATGGGTTGAATGATCCTGAGTCGGAGATGCCATTGGCAGCGCCTGATGTGACAACCTTGTATTCAGTCATTATTTCAGAAGGGGTTTGTGCGGATACTGCCCAAGTAGAACTTGCCATCAATCCAGGGCCAATTTCTCGTGTATATGCTTCTGATCAGCTCGGTTGTGCACCATTTACAGTTCAGTTTGATGAAAATGCGGAGAATGCTCTTGCATACATTTGGGACTTCGGAGACGGATCGGAGATCAGCAACGAGGCGCGTCCTCTTCATGTGTTTGATGATCCCGGAACTTATCAAGTCAATCTGACGGTCGTGGGGCAAGGAGGCTGTACCGATGCCAGCCAACCATTAACAATTGAGGTAATCGAGCAAGGGGAGGCCTATTTCTTGGTAGGTTCTGACGGAGAAACGACTCCGCTTCTGACCAATGAAGAAATTCGTTTTCTAGACCAATCCACTCGTGCTGTGAAGTGGTTCTGGGACTTCGGGGACGGGAACCTTTCCAATGAACAAAATCCGACACACGTGTATCGAGAGCCCGGTTCGTATGCCGTTTCGTTGACCATAGAAGATGCGGCGGGTTGTTTGGATACTTATGTGTTTGCGCCATTGGTGGTGAAATCTCCCGAGATATTTATTCCAAATGTCTTCTCCCCCAACGGAGATGGGATTCAGGATGACTATCGGGTAACCTATACTGGGACCAATGACTTTACTTTGACCATCTTTGATCGCTGGGGCAAAAAGGTCTTTGGTGAGGTGTATTCCCCGACCGATACCTGGAATGGAAAAAATGGTCAGGGAAATGATCTGCCTGAAGGAGTTTATTATTACGTGGTTACGGTTGGAGAACAGTTCTTCCGAGGAGACCTGACCCTTTTGAGATAA
- a CDS encoding aminotransferase class V-fold PLP-dependent enzyme, with amino-acid sequence MRRFLVSAVGGIAIPFSTTARPVPKRMVSVHGPNWERVRSEYALSDSILNFHNAGLNPTPRRISKRLSELTAQANEVPALSQFRQMPRMVVEVREKMASFLGCKPTELSFQVNTTQALETILLGMDLPEHAEILTSDQDYPSILNTLDLLQRRKNIKVVKVSLPTPTSDDEALIESFRAAITPQTRVLLFSHIININGQILPAKKLCDLAKEHGILSVVDGAHAVGQLPVNLSQIGCDCYATSFHKWVGAPVGNGGMYIREDLIPDIWPNWGAPVGQEHSIEKFEHSGTHPLPIRIALEDALDFHLGIGTENKRSRLLELNKWWIDEVKKLPKVYFNSPLEESHRSSIINVGITGWSPDKLSTYLRKEWKVFTSISMHPQAKGIRVSPNVYTSRQDVETLILGIKQAHQSAPE; translated from the coding sequence ATGCGGCGTTTTTTAGTTTCCGCAGTTGGAGGAATTGCCATCCCATTCTCCACTACAGCTAGGCCAGTTCCCAAACGAATGGTCTCTGTTCACGGACCAAACTGGGAGCGGGTCAGGTCTGAGTACGCACTTTCGGACTCTATCCTTAATTTTCACAATGCTGGGCTCAATCCTACTCCCAGACGCATTTCCAAGCGACTAAGTGAGCTCACCGCTCAGGCAAATGAAGTTCCTGCCTTAAGCCAATTCCGCCAGATGCCACGAATGGTCGTCGAAGTAAGAGAGAAAATGGCCAGTTTTTTAGGATGCAAGCCTACCGAATTATCTTTCCAAGTCAACACGACTCAGGCATTGGAAACGATCTTGTTAGGGATGGATTTACCCGAGCACGCAGAGATCCTCACTTCAGATCAAGATTACCCCTCCATCCTCAATACACTTGACCTACTTCAGCGCCGGAAAAACATCAAGGTTGTCAAGGTTTCCTTACCCACACCAACAAGTGATGACGAAGCACTGATAGAATCCTTTCGAGCAGCCATAACGCCGCAAACCCGAGTACTTCTCTTCAGTCACATCATCAATATCAACGGGCAAATTCTCCCAGCCAAGAAATTATGTGATTTAGCCAAGGAGCATGGAATCCTTTCGGTTGTGGATGGTGCCCATGCAGTTGGACAACTTCCTGTCAACCTTTCTCAAATTGGTTGCGATTGCTATGCGACGAGTTTTCACAAATGGGTGGGAGCTCCTGTAGGCAATGGGGGCATGTACATACGGGAAGATTTGATTCCTGATATTTGGCCAAATTGGGGAGCACCAGTGGGGCAAGAGCATTCAATCGAAAAATTTGAGCACAGTGGTACGCACCCACTCCCTATTCGGATTGCCTTAGAGGATGCGCTTGATTTCCATCTTGGGATTGGCACAGAAAATAAACGTTCAAGGCTGTTGGAGCTTAACAAATGGTGGATAGATGAGGTCAAAAAGTTGCCAAAGGTGTACTTCAATAGCCCATTGGAAGAAAGCCATCGTTCCTCAATAATCAATGTGGGAATCACGGGTTGGTCTCCCGACAAACTATCTACCTACCTACGAAAGGAATGGAAAGTATTCACAAGCATCTCCATGCACCCACAAGCGAAAGGAATAAGAGTTTCCCCCAATGTCTATACATCTAGACAGGATGTGGAAACGCTCATTTTGGGCATTAAGCAAGCGCACCAATCAGCTCCTGAATAA